The Procambarus clarkii isolate CNS0578487 chromosome 88, FALCON_Pclarkii_2.0, whole genome shotgun sequence genomic sequence agccgtttcccaccgtctGTTACGATGGTAAGAGAAAGGCCATGGGGAGACAACACTTAACAGCACGCAGCTTGTTaagagtaacagaagaccaatgaCCCTGCCAATGagcaaggattgaggaatgaataactggatagAAGTCTAAATAAGAAAAACCTTTACGGAAGACGGGACAggtgcggacagcttccttagcagcagtgtccgcacactcatttaaggaAACTACCAACATGGCAGGAAACCTAGCAAAACTCGGCTGGAGATAAGCTGAGATTTTGCTTATATCATCTCCAGCAGATATAATCTGCTGGAGATATTGACGTTCGATGACCACAGAACTAAATGACCATAGAGCCATGAGAGCACTGctcgagtcaactacaacaacacagGAAGAATTACATTGAGAAAGCCGTTGACGAAGAGCAAacaaaattgcataaagttctgccgtgaaggtgctagtctctggaggaaggcgacacacacATTGCTGCGTTTCCTGACTGCACCCGAGTAGCCTACACTGTCAGCAGACCTAGACCCATCTGTGACGACGGAGATGGAGCTGGAGTGTGAAGAAATGTgagcaaggaaaaggcgtttcagaactgtaggaggggtaatgaCCTGCATGACTAAGGCTAAGGTTCTACAAAACctaggaagagggaccctccatgaGGGCAAGGACTGAATGACACGATGAGAAACACTGGCAACACGAACCGAGTGAGAAACTTGcaagacaaccgtacagaaagggAACAGggccccacaggaggggtaatggTTAAAGTTTAACATAAGCAAGTGTTTTAAAAAAGGGACCACGCTAAGTAGCGAGCACAATAGTGGTCACTGCTTTTCTGTAGACTGGATGCCATCATACAAACTCTGGATATGGTCAAATGAAAGGCACCACTTGCTCTCCAAAACAAAAGAAACAGGCATCCTACTGCGACAgtgtcttccaggctgcactcttacagcagtctgcattccaccagggaatgcactttcaCACGCCCCTGAGGGTAGAGCGAGGaacagagcagagggcagcgtaaAAACTCATGAAAGAGGAAGGCTCAGGGAAGAGAGAGATCAGAGAGGTCGGAAAGAGTAGCACACAAGGTATCCTACCCTCCAAATAATCATTCTATTCCTCAGCTCTTTTCCCCCCACAAATTTAGTAATCAGAAAATGGAACAAAATTCTGGAGAATTTTGCAGTGAATGAAGATTGTGTGTATATAATGTAGATCCTGCATACACAAATAGGAAAGTAGATTAAAATTTAATACTTTTctttgcatatttaatgtctgTCTAAAATACAGTATTTACATGCACTACCCTTAACTACTATTGCCATAAGATAGCACATCAAATGGCCACTATAGGCACCGGTATATTCACATTGTCTAATTTTGTCTTTCCATAAGGCTTTATCCTTCACATAAGCCTGCTTAATAAAGTACCATAGCAACAATACTGTAATTCACAAGTGAAAAAATGTCTTAACATACCGTGTGATGCATGGAAGTTAGAACATTTCTGTTTAGAACACTAAGAACAGTATTCAATAAATACAACTGTATGTGATGAAAATGATCGTGTTATTTACAAAATACATTTAATGGGATTATAATTTGCTGTATTTTGTTTGTGTACATAATCagttctatttatttaaatataatatttGCATAATGattaaaattataaatatatatataaaatgtacacAAGTTACACAACTTATCAGTGACCAATGCAAAGTGTGGGGTGATATGACGACCAAACAGCACACGAGATGGAGAAACAGaagtttcagtccatcctggaccattatcaagtattACCCGACTTTAGCCTACCCACTTTTATCTTCCTCCTGTTCTTACCTTTCACCTTACTCTTACCTTCTAAAAATTACCttctcttacttgctccttatctCTCTTAATTGGCCaattccttcctctcccactcgcATAACTTTATAATGGTCTAAGACAAACCGAAACAATGTCGTGTCTCCATCTCACAAGCAGTTTGGACACATTTCAGGCATGTTATTGACTAGTCTGCATTTTAGGTGCTCTGATATCCTAATATTGGGGTGCATCACACCTATACCAGCGAAACCAATTTTAATTATATAACAGCGTCTTCAGTTAAATCTTATGTTCAAgctgaaattggcatattttaattATTGGTGTGAAGTTTTGAAATGTGGCACTTAGGACCAGTTAGAATTTTAAAAGCAAAGTCAATACAGTACAAACATGTGCTTATCTTTAATGAAAATACAACTTTATGAATGAATTTTTGTCTACTCTTACCCATAACAAACTTTTAAAACATTAAGAATTTTCATATTTTTAAACTGCTCTATACAACACATGGTAGATGTGCAGGGTTCTTCAGTAAATTTATACCACTTATTCTTTATCTGCTCCAATTTGTAATCTAGGATACATTGCAGACTGCATCATTAATTGCTTCTGccacataatctatgttccctgtTGTCAGCCCACACATGTTAATCCGTCCACTTGATAATAAGAAGATGTGGTACTTGTCTCCCAAGTATTTTGATTGCTTTGCTGCAAagaaaaataaattattaaaataCTATTAACCAATAACTAAAAAGATATAAACAGTACACCAATTTATATATCTGCACTGTAAACTTTCATTGAATTTATACCCTACATGCATAACCTTTACCCCTTGACTCATGCAGTGGGAAGAAATGAGCTTAATATATTACTCTTATTTTTCAAAGGTTAAAGATAAAAATATTCATTATTTAATAGCACTGCCAACCCCATACATGCAAATCACTCAAAATGCCCATCACGATTAACTTTGTTGTATACTTTTTGTCAAATCCATATTTTTCAAAAGGTACCAAAACACACGCATTAGGCACCATCTGTGACAAAGGATAGGTAAAAGGTCCTAAATATCACTTGCTTTTTTTGCTCTCCATCAGCATCAAGACAAGAGAAATCGGATTCACCAAGGAATAAGGAAATTGGTAAATCATGACACCCTCGTGATTGAACCCCCTCACCAGACCATAATCGTTCTGAACTAAAGGTTCTGAACCAGGGTTTGGGCTCACTAATGTCCAAAATGTTTACCGTTATGTTTTCCAAGTTATTTTGGGGGTTATAACTATTTGATGTCAAACTGTGTGCAAATGAACGTCAAAAAAAATGTCAAAGATTACCGTTTTAATGCATCAGAACTACCGACGTTCAAAAGTTCATGTGGCCAATATGCCTAGTCGGAGAGGCATACAGTATAATATTTTCTTTCACACTTCTCCCCATCTCATGTTCTTCAAATCCATTGACTACATCCGAATTTTGTTCTAGACTGTTGTTACCACCTCATCCCATCAAAGTACTATACCTCTCGGCCTTTTACCACTTCACACACTTTACCATTCAAATTAGCCATTGCAATTATTCTATGAATCATAGGTTTCACAAAAATTTCATTCTAATTTCATTCTCCATGACACCCCACAGCTTTCATTATCTTATCATATCCCATGTTGATTATGAACCTACTGTATTTTTATTCTTTCAAAATTAATTTGAAACCAAAGTCCCTTGAATTAACACATTATTCACTGCCTTGTGTCATTCATTAATAGGCACAATTTTCAGTAATAATTTACccaaaaaattaataatttaccATTAAGTCCTGTGAAGGAGAACATTCCAATTTGGGAAGTAATGTGGTCCCATGTGCCTGGCGTACCCAACTTTTCTAACCGTTCTCGAAGACCCTTACGCATTTCTATGATTCGCCCACTCATTGTCTTGATACAGCCTTTCCTGTAAAATAAGATCCTTGGTCAAgatttacataaacaatttctataTTTCAATTGCCTTCAAGTCTCTTCAAACTTTAAAAATAAAAAGAGTACCTTAAATAGTTATATTAAACTTGTTAGTATTACCTATTCAAATGGTTAATAATCTTTCTGCCACAGTAATGAGTCCATTGGCATTGTATAATCAATGTAACTTATGTTTGACAAGTTTTAACATGTTAAAAGacaggctggttggttggtttatTAGAACAAGAATCTAAAAGGAAAACTCGGAAGTTGCAAGTTAATACCGACGTTCCGCCCAGTCAGCAAGTACTGTACCTGACCGTAAACGTCTCTGACATCTCCAGGTCCCACTCAGCCATGCCTAAAATGTTTACTCTTATATCCTCAATTTGTTTTGACAGCTATGAACTTTAAACCAAAATGTTCACAAAAGAATATGCCTGTGAATAAATATGAAGCAAAATGTGTGTATCATAATGTATGATGAACGGTGTCAAATACAGAAGTGTGTGCACACAAGGGGCTTATTTTGCTGTAAAAAAGAAAAGTAACACTTTTCTGAAAGGCAACTTGTATACAGTAATTAAGATATTTACAAACAAAGCAGTTAGTCTCGAGTGATAGGTAGTATGCCAAGTTGATCCCTGAATGGTCATCTGTAAGCAATTACCAGACTATGCCCTTAAGATGAGACAGTTCAAAATTTCAATCCTATAAGCATTACATAAACTTGTAGCAGGGAACACTGAAGTAAATTACTATATAAAGCATTTGTGATCTTTATTTTTATCATAATGTTAAAGGAGAATCAAGAGCCTAGTCTAAGAAAATTAGACTTTACTTTCCATAGTAAAGCTGTATCAGATCAACACATACCCAACTATATAATTATAGTACAACTTCATTGATAAAGTTGTACTCCTATCATACTTCAAACGAGTCTCTACTGATATTAAGCTCCCAAAAATTAAAAATTTCAAAAAACTTATGTAAAATTTAAGAAGAGTGCTCACCATTCTTCAAAGAGTGCAGGGTCATTGAGAACCTTGGACACAATACGGGCACCATGGCAAGGTGGGTTTGAGTACGCGCCTCTTACCAGTAGTGTCAACTGAGACCGTGTGGGTGTAATATAAGCGGGGTCTTTAAGCACAACTACAAGGTTGCCAATGCGTTCATCTGCAAAGAAATTACTTCACATTAAGAAATTAACACTACCCCCAAAGATCACAGTAACAGTATAGTACTGAAAATTATGACTCCTCAAATTCACTGGCGTACAAACTTAAGTTTCATTCATTCAAAAGTCCTAAACCATCTCTGGACTATTTTACATTTTACACTTTACAACCTCTGCACTCCAAATCTTATTCATATTTTACATTATAATCACTCAAAATActcatatatatttattattacaaCTACTCACTATACAAGCCAAAGTTCTTTGAGAAGGACTGGCTGCTCATCATCTCAAAACCACGCTCAGCAAAATGACGAACTGCCCATGCATCGTTGTCTAGGTCTCCTGAAGCAAAGCCCTGGTATGCAGAGTCAAACAAGGGGAATAGTTTCTTCTCTGCAACCACATCTGCTATCTTCTTCCACTGATCCTGCATGATAATATGAAGCCATTTTAATACATGGTTCACCATTTATGATTACACTAAGGATTACATTTATAGTACCTCCTTAACTCTTCTGTATAACCAGGATTGAAATATGATTAAAAATCACTTTACACTCCCCCTCCCTTTGTTGATCTTGCATCCTTAACATTTTTAATAAATCACATGAATGTAACCCCAATAACTGTTACGTAGAGCCCAACAATGTgcattaaatttttattttttttatctaaAAATTAATAATAAGGATTAATATTTATAGTTTATCTTTCATAGATGTACATATAACAGTTAAGCAGTAAAAAAAAAGAATGTAGCCCGTAGCAAGCTAAAGCACATTAAAATTAACAATATAAATGCAGTACTGTATAGTACTGTATGACCTTAAAAGGtaataaatattttgaaaactaaatgtGGTACAATTTTAATACTTCCAGGATTTGTCTCGTCTGGGAAACAGATGAATACAAAAGAAAAAATGCAGTTTATATTGTTCCAGGCACTGAAGAGACTCCTTTTGAAAACATGTTGCCGACAGTTCAACTACGCATGTCACCAATAACAGGACGTTACACTAGCCCATTTATTTACCAAGGAGTTTATTTTggccttcctgtaacattccttcTTTCAAATTATTCCCTTTACATCTGCAAATACAGTTATGCAAGATCTTACTTTGCCTGGAAGGTCACTCATTGAGAATAGCAGGTGATAAACCTAGCCCTGAACGTCCTCCCCTCCCAACTTGCTGCTTAATGGCCATTTATTTTCCGAGTACCTTACCACCCCCCTTTCCATCAAAATCAAACTTCTAATGATTCTACAGTTTCTTCATTTAATCTACAGTACTAGCCATTTCAGGTGAGCAGCATCAAAAGCTTTATGGCAGTCTAGAAAGAAAATACACCAAGCCTTCTATATTTTTCCCATGCTCTTTCCCATGAATTCTCCAAAAGGAACTAACTGTTTACCATCATGTGAACATCAAGGGACTAGATCATGAAAGTGTTAACAGTTGCCCAGGAAAGTTCTTAAAACAAACAAGCAAGCATGTGTGCGTAAACAAACGTGCACAGAATTGACATCTTCAGAACTACCAACTgtcaaatttagcaataattaAAGTATTTATCCAAAACATGAAACTGATTTAATTCACATTTCTTAAAAGTGAAGAGATAGTATGCTACTTACATGTGTAGGGTCAACACCAGTTGGGTTATGAGCACAGGTATGGAGGATAATAACCGAGTTCTCTGGAGCTTTAGAAAGGTCTTCAATCATACCATCAATATCAAGGCCACGTGTAGCTGCATCCCAGTACCGATACTGACGGAGCTCCGTAAACCCAGCTTGTTGGAAAATTAGACGGTGGTTGCCTAGAATAAGACATTAAATACAGTACTTGCAAATTACTGCACTGAAAATTTTAATTTTTCAAATGTGTATAAAGTTCAGATTATTCGGTTCATTGAAATGAATTTCCAAATCATTTGGATGCTCTGCAATAATTAGTCTGCCTGGTTGACTATGCCTATCACCTCAATCAGGCAAGTTTTTAAAAGAAAACCGGCATCAAATAATGAAATGCACTTTTCTGGGCAGCCTCAGTATACAGCATCTTCTGTGCATTGGCTCTAATCACACAAGTCCAAAAAACTATCAGGCCTCGTCATTTTTGTTATAAACCACGTACCGTGTACTAAAATCAAGTGTACTCGCAGAAACAAATCAAAACACTTAAACAAGAGGAAATGTGGGAAGCAGTAGCTTGTCTGCTAGCAAATTACACACTAATATTCAAGAGCACCACCAAGTGGCAACTCTGGTAACCCAGGGGATCTTGGCTGCCTAATGAGCCACATTACATTTAACAATGAAAATGAAGCTTAATTACATTAAATGCATTATTTCTGGGCTTGCCCTCAGTATCTCCTTGGTACCTACACCCAGTGCCTTAGAATGTCTAGTGTGCCAAAATAAACCGATTAATAAAGGACCCAAGGCTTTGTAAAGGAGGCACTCGGCAATTAGAAAGTGACCAGAGTCCCATACACCCAACAAAGGGAAACATCAAACACCCCGTCACACCACATGCAACCTTAATTCCAAACAAGCCCCAgacattagcaaaaaaaaaaaaaaaaaaagaccaatAATACCACCACACTTGGGACACAACGGTTTAAAATGTGCCACAATGGGGACTACATGGCACAATAACTATGGATATCCCAAATACAGTGAAAACTGTTTCCTTACTAGGAATATATACAATTTATATTGCACACTGCCTAACATTAATTCACAATTACCCACTGCACTATAATCCAACATCTGAGAAATCCAAGTAAAAAAAAAGGCACGAAACCATTTTGCACTAGCCACGGATAGC encodes the following:
- the Got1 gene encoding aspartate aminotransferase, cytoplasmic, with amino-acid sequence MADSRFAEVQQAAPIEVFAVSKAFTDSTHPKKVNLSVGAYRTDEAKPWVLPVVRKVEVELAADNSLTHEYFPILGLDVFSAAAARMLLGASHPAITEGRVTWVQTLSGTGGLRVAADFTGHVLKYNTVYYSSPTWGNHRLIFQQAGFTELRQYRYWDAATRGLDIDGMIEDLSKAPENSVIILHTCAHNPTGVDPTHDQWKKIADVVAEKKLFPLFDSAYQGFASGDLDNDAWAVRHFAERGFEMMSSQSFSKNFGLYNERIGNLVVVLKDPAYITPTRSQLTLLVRGAYSNPPCHGARIVSKVLNDPALFEEWKGCIKTMSGRIIEMRKGLRERLEKLGTPGTWDHITSQIGMFSFTGLNAKQSKYLGDKYHIFLLSSGRINMCGLTTGNIDYVAEAINDAVCNVS